TTGTACATTTTTGGTTGCAGAAGAACTGAGACAATGActacaaaatgtacatttgctatgacaatgactacaaatatacagacataAAGGACGGGGAGACATGCATCACCCGAGCTGGGGTCATTCGTCTTACGTCTtagtttgaagaaaatgaagagtgCGATGATGACAGCAATTCCTACGACAGCAGCCACAACACAGACAGCAATGATGATCTTGGTGTTAGTGCTCACAGACTCTGAttctgaaaaacagaaaaaggaattgGATGACACAATGTTGCAATCTTTCTAACAGAAGATTAGCAAACTCTTGCACATGCTATGCTTTGTCTCTCTCCCCGTCCCTCCTGTagctctctctctatctcacttTCTTTTACGACAAGTAATGGTAGACTTTAAAGAAGTGCCCTGCTACTTCGAATTTTTGCTTTAagtttttgctttattcttcctttcttgtcgatattttaataaaaaagaacagattGTAGCGATAGGTCTCTTTCCTCTAATATAATTTGCTTGGTCCTGGTTGCTAATCGTTACACCATATGTTTGCGAGCTAGAGAGTTGTGATGGGTCATTTAAGTTATTGGAAAGGTTGGAAGTCTTTTTGAGTTTGTGTTTTGAATCAAGTCTTAAGAAAGCCTTCAAATAttctgtatatgtgtttgtaGAAGGCGTATTGAATATTAATCTATGACAACTAGGTGTTTAAAACTCACAGCATTCACATCCATAGTGTAAACGACTACCTTGTAGGAAAAAAACAGATTCTTGTAGGTGCTGGTAAGGATGCCGCAAGATCGGGGCGACAATCCTAGATACCAGAGGTAGAATTGCTAATAGAGATAGATGGAAATATATTGGTACTGGTATTTGAAATAGCAAGTGCCCTTTATTACCATGCAccataataaaagaaagtacTTAATTATCCATTTCAAAGCCATGCACTTGCTTTTTCAAACACCATAATCAATTATCCACCAATGTATTTTAACGGGTGTACGTACAGACATAAACCGCAGACTTCTTAGCATAGACCTTTTGTTATGTTGCAAGAGGTACATTATGTAACACAACATCAGTTCAGTGTTACCTGCTGGTATACTGGGATCACTTGTAGAGCTCGGTGTGACCAGATCACGTGCTTTTGTTGAGCTGCCAGTAGTTGGACTTTCACTTTTTGCTGAAGTTcgaggaaaaataataaaaaataaatatcggAGTTAAGggctaattttttaaaatgagttttgcTACGTCTGCAAGTAGATATTCCTGTATTAAAAGCAGTTATTTTGCAATAGCTACATGGGTATTTATTATTGTAGATCCTTACGTAGTAGAAATTCTCACATGTAAAGtgctctttgtctttgtttcggACCTAATGACATACTACTGCAGCTCGCAACTTTTCTTAATACTTATCACTAAGCATGATAAAGACCCTGGACTTTTACTGCAAGAAGCTACTCTGCAAGTTGCACTTACATTATTACTTTTCGTAATACAATGTAATGTTGGAAAATTGCTGATGGAAGGTAACCCATTAACTTAAAATGTTGCCAAGAGATACTGATAACAtcttcttaattttcttttgtaacaaaGTGTCATCGTCCTTACTTTcgacaacaaattatttttgctatCGAGCTTTTAGGCTTCGGGTTATCTTACAAATGCATATTTTCTTGcctttctagttttttttttcttgccgcGGCAGACGACAACACATGGAATGTCTTTAACATCTAAATGTTTCCCTCAAGACTTCCGACAAGTGTGTATACACATATAATGAATATTTGAAGAAGTATCATCATGTAGTTAAGATGattgtttcttccatttttatcattaagaaatagctttttttttttttttattttgcctttggtATCGAGAGGAAAATTTAATTAAGCTATCGTTTGTATTCTACGAGTTATATTCAGCAGAAGAATAGTTTTCAACAGGAAATTTTGATGCTttatgtgttattattatagatatgtAATTTATCTAAACGGAGATTCCAACTTTTTCTGACAGGTAATTTTGCTTGTAACTATTTTCAAGCCATTAACAGTTTACCTACTAGATGCTCCGTCCTCAGTGAGACATTTACTTCTGTTGCCAGGTGTGGGTACACAGATGTAACTACAACCACCGTTGTTGCTTCCACATCCGTTGGGCCCTGTAATAAAGATTTACATTATGAAATGTAGACATACCGGGTTGTTCGCTGCCTTCCCCCTTAGAGATAAGTTTTGGGGCTTTAATCGTTACTTAGAGGTCTGGAAGTAGCAGAACTCTAATATCACTACAAGTCTCATTCTCACCGAGTAGTAACCGGGATTCCCATCCGCTCACAAGTAGCGGTCGCATCATAGCACACAATCGCTCTGTGcttaaatgaatatataagggaggaaactactgaatcctttaaaaataGTTCGACTATAGATTACTTCCCCTTAGCAGCTTAAATTTAATGTAGCTCAACCTGTCAGGTATTTCGCTATGTTTGAGAATTTGGGAAGATTCAGTTGCTAAAGCGTCTTGTCGAGGTCggttgccggttactcaattcaacatcTATTTGTATTCAAACaactaaacatgaaaaaaaaccccaggaAGTAATATTCAAATTCtgatgtatattctaataaaatatatgtttgttcaACACTTTGTGTGTCATATATTGtgtcaataatttttgttactttctaGCTTTTGATCTACATCACAACTTGTGAATTCTGTCCCATACACCACAacctttcatttgattttactataATAAAGCAAAACCTTTATTCCTCATAATTCCCACCAAGTAATTCTTTTCAAAAAGCTCCTTAAAACAGAGTACCACAAACAGTTGTCTGTATTGTAGctttaatagaaataaattttcaaaaatatcgGTCAATATTTTATTCGCGGGCATGAATTCTTGAGGACGGAAAGAGATCGTTTGCCTGTGGATGGTGTTTCCAGGTAAAATATTGCTGTCTATACTTATGACTACCCTGTCTGCTCACTGACCTTTATCTTCGACTTCCTCAGCGTGGACACGGATGTCATTTAATCTTGAGCGAGAGTTCGCAACTTCCCTTCTGTTGCCGCCGTCCTTGCCATAGCGATAAAGATGTGTTTTTATCGTCTGATTGAGAtttagaaaactgaaaaagtttgttttttatccTTTAAAATGAGCACAACTGGCTTAGTTCTGCACGCTCAGAACACGACAGTAAATATTTAGGgtaaataaatttgaatttttttaataataatcatattcCCGCCATAAAGTCAGCTGAAGAAACATATTTGACATATTCTATATgcaatagaaataaagaaattaagtgATAGCACTACCAACCTCCAGTCCGTCACAAAGAAGTCATTGAGATAGAGGTCCAAGCCGTGAAAGACTAATCCTGGTTGTTGTAGAATCACTGAAGTCTTCCTCCCTTCCAGGTCAACCCAGCCTACCTTCTGAGTGCCACCATCTGCCCAGTACAGTCTGCCTTCTGCATGTGTACATCCACAACAGggagaccacacacacaccaaaataGAAAAACTATAGCAAAAACTGTTTGTCtgtaaaaacatatatatatataaacggaAGAGCTCatagaatataattattttaaatgtttcatatagGGTAataacacagaaaacaaataagacaggaaaagaaaaaaaggaaggatagATTGATAAGAAAAATTCTCACCGACTGTGTCGAGAGCGATGGCGTTCGGTTGTTTGAGATACTCGCCCCCTGAGACCAGAGTCTGACGTCCTGTACCGTCATAGTTGGCTCGCTCTATGGTAGGTGTGGCGCCACGGTCGCTCCAGTACATTACCCTAGTTTGGTTATCATTTACAGTAATCTATAGAAAGGGAGGCTCCATGTTTTACATTCTAAATTATCTCAATTGCCAATTCATTGATAAAAAGAGAGTAATACAGGACTACACATATCCCATTGCTTTACCCCCTTAGTGCATTTTATATAATCAGTTAGCTGTGCTCCACATATAATTCCTtctttttacattattatacatGACTTTAATGGATCTAAAGTACTTGCATGGAACCCCATTTTTGACAAAATGGGCCAAAATAAGTTTCTATTTATTGAATAGAGAACGTTTTCAAAGTCTATAAATGCCACATATAGTTTACGATTAAGAGAGAATTGTTTCTGAATCAAACCCATCAAGGTAAACATGTGATCCACAGTTGAGTATCCTATCCTAAAACTAGCTTAAATCGTCTCTACCATCAGTAGGCACTTCATGAGACggtgagagagaatgaaaaatggGAGAGAAGAGAGGGCAGTGGTCGGCGTCGCAGCATTATGTCCCCTTTTCAACTGAATCATTTACAAATGGTTTTTGCATCCTTTAAATTCTGCTAGGAGAGTGCGTTGACTCTTCAATCCTGTTCACTGGGTACTTTTTCTAGTACTTTTTATAAACTGGATATCTGGGACAAAACTAATGTGTCtatattttcatctcatttGTTTCAGCACTTTCACGTGATCAgcaatttatttcttgtttttctgagtAATTTGATTTCTCCAATGTTGAATTAATTAGCCTAttgttaaattaaatatatttacccATTGCGTTTGTCAACCTCGATGTCTTTCGGCATGTCAAGTGAGGAGTTGATGACTATTCGATGAGTGTTGCTGTACATGGTGATCATGCCGATGACTTTATTGCCTGAGTCTGTGTAGAAGATGAGCCTGGACAGTGCGTCTACACACAGGCCGTCTGGCCTGGCGTCTGGAAATcataactgtatttttattatcaaacaaCCGAATAAGTATAAACCTTATTTcgaattttattttgcatttaatcttcttgtttttagaaatatttaaaaagggAATACAGTAGTTATAGTTAGCTGTGATGAGAGTCTAAACAGTCTGTAAAGCAAATTTAAGTTCTTGagaattcaaagaaaacaggCTATATCATGTAAATTGTTTTCCCCGTACCAATCTATTGGAGCCAGAATAACTACAGAGCTAAGACCTGTAGATAATTATATTCCACCATAAGAAAACTAAGgcaggacaaagagaaaaatatagatTGCATCCTCGATTGGCATTGGTCGATTCAGTTCTCTTTTATACACATCCAGCTAGTTGCTAGTATTcgcttttacaaaaaagaagttagttaaaataagttattattattatgagttAAAGACAAATCATGCTcggtatataattatatatatattatgcaatAGTGTTTGTAAATGAAAGACTTTACCCAATCCTAAATAGCGAACAAGCCGAGCATCACTGCCGTCAAGATTAGCTGATCGGATGGTCTTCTCCACATTGTCTGTCCAGTAGAAGCGACCATTCATTGGGTTGTAGTCAACAGCAGCAGGGTCTTGTACTCCAATGAGCGGAATGTCAACAGTGCTATATGTGTCGATGTCTATGTTGTTAATACCCAGATACCCCGATAGCACAGATGCGGTAACAAGGAGAAACTTTTGGGGGATTATAGCTGCAGAGAAACCAAACAATCGGAGTTGGTTTAAATTCTGTTTAAGTAAAATaacaacatcaaaataaaaatagagaaaacatACAATACCCTTGACGTAGGATGATTACAGCTTGATTGAGTTtgtattttgatgaaaataGGAACAGGTCTGCATTGATCAGAAAGTTATTCCATCTGTCCATAAACtttaacaaaacacacacgctgacatatacaaacaaaaacaaacacatcacaTCTACTCACAGTAactaaattaatttatttaccaaCAAACTTAGAATGAAGAAAACTATTGGCTCACTacaaatataaagatattttgataaCGACTGTTGTACTctcttattttatatatatttatatggcACATTGTTCCTGATACAGTTTAGAGAATAAGTATGgttacttttttaacatttattattgtttattcatta
The Pomacea canaliculata isolate SZHN2017 linkage group LG2, ASM307304v1, whole genome shotgun sequence genome window above contains:
- the LOC112556051 gene encoding low-density lipoprotein receptor-related protein 4-like; the protein is MGNILRVTLSNLTANQMITLLILCFFTFAIHRQVQACGGEYTSLTGLLSSPLYPSQYPPDQDCVYIIRAPTGYRITLTFLRFELADETNNCQHDYLQIRDGGSGTSPFLSIYCNTTAYTRRSSSNTMWIRFRSDSSQSAAGFHASYTAAIIPQKFLLVTASVLSGYLGINNIDIDTYSTVDIPLIGVQDPAAVDYNPMNGRFYWTDNVEKTIRSANLDGSDARLVRYLGLDARPDGLCVDALSRLIFYTDSGNKVIGMITMYSNTHRIVINSSLDMPKDIEVDKRNGVMYWSDRGATPTIERANYDGTGRQTLVSGGEYLKQPNAIALDTVEGRLYWADGGTQKVGWVDLEGRKTSVILQQPGLVFHGLDLYLNDFFVTDWSFLNLNQTIKTHLYRYGKDGGNRREVANSRSRLNDIRVHAEEVEDKGPNGCGSNNGGCSYICVPTPGNRSKCLTEDGASTKSESPTTGSSTKARDLVTPSSTSDPSIPAESESVSTNTKIIIAVCVVAAVVGIAVIIALFIFFKLRRCACGSNRKELVVSTQRHNTPEVPLGSLTATSNNISGVNAQHNDHSYQSGYREGNSSDAGETNCEQPAIITPKKLYP